TTGCCCGTAGTTGACTGACAATTTCGTATGGAGCTTGAGATGTGCTGAGATCGCTAGCATCAATATCTAATACATCACCGTGTTGAGAGATTTTTACTCCCAGCGATGATAATAACTGACCCATGCGCGCCACATCCACGAGTGATGGTACGTTACGGATACGACAGTCTTGAGGACAGAGCAAAGCGCCAGCGATGATAACAAGGGCAGAATTCTTTGCTCCGCTGATTTTGACCTGACCTGCCAAAGGATGCCCGCCCCAAATTTCCAGTACGGCTGGATCGACTTCTGGTGAAGGCTGCGGTCTAATTGAGTTATGGGTAGTAGTAATGGCTCTGTCCTCCGAATCTAGTTAATCCGTACCCGAGTTGGCAAAAATTTGGTTTAGATTTTACATTGAGATGGTAAAAGTTTAAACTGTGAATTTTCTTATCTCTGCTACAAATATCTGGATCTATCTCGGTATTTCTACAGTTGCTGCCCTCTAATGTTTTTGCTTTAGTTAAAAAATTTTAGATTTGGTCATTAGTTACTTATGAGTGGCTGGTGGCTAGTGGCTAGTGGTTTGACTCTTTTCTAGCCACTAGCCGCTGATAACTGACAATTGAAAAACCTTGACAAACACAGATATTTAAGTGATGATGAGAAATTGCGCCCACCGAGGGCGAAAGCAAGCGGAACTGGCGGAATTGGCAGACGCGCATGATTCAGGTTCATGTGCCGAAAGGCTTCCGGGTTCAAGTCCCGGGTTCCGCATCAATTTGGAGTTTTGGTTACTAGCAACGAGCTATTAGCTTTATATGTTTAGCCTTATATGTCCTGTGAATCTAGTTGGCAGTTAATTACTACCACGATAGTTCCGAATCGTCAATAGTAGATTTTATATATGATCGCGAGTTTGCAAAATCCTCTGGTCAAGCAGATGCGAAAGCTGCACTCTGCCAAACAGCGATCGCAACAGGGTGTTTTTCTCTTGGAAGGAACGCATTTGTTAGAGGAGGCTTATGCAGCGAAGTATCCCTTGGAATGCGTCTGTTGTACTTCCCAATGGCAGGAAAACCATCAACAGCTTTGGCAGCAGATTAGTCAATCGGGAGCGCGGATAGAAATTGTCACTCCAGAGGTTTTGCAGGCGATCGCAACTACGATCAATCCCGATGGAGTTGTAGCGACAGCAACTAGACAGCAAGGGCGAGAAGTACCCCATACAGGCATTAGTTTAGCTTTAGAGACGCTGCAAGATCCTGGGAATTTGGGAACGATAATTCGCACGGCGGCGGCGGCTGGTGCATCGGGGCTGTGGTTGAGTAGGGATAGTGTAGATTTAGACAATCCCAAGGTGTTACGAGCTTCCGCTGGGCAGTGGTTTCGATTGCCGATGGTCGTGAGTCAAGATCTGCGGCAAACTGTACTCCAGTGTCAGGCGGCGGGAATGCAAGCGATCGCGACTTTACCTACTGCGAAGATGACATATTGGGAAGTAGACTGGCAGCGTCCGAGTGTCATTCTTTTGGGAAATGAGGGAGCGGGATTATCAGCAGATCTAACGGCAATGACAGATCTACAGGTGCAAATTCCCCTCAGTGCAGGGGTAGAGTCGTTGAATGTGGGAATCGCAGCAGCGTTGCTGTTATATGAAGCACAACGACAGCGATCGCAGCAACAGGTAGAGTCTATTTAACAAAACAATTGCAGCCAGCACCAAGCGGATCGGCACGGACGATGACTTCTGTACCGTTAGCTAGTCTGGCAATAAAAGTTACCTGACCGAAATCGTTGATTCCATCTGTAGATAGAGCAACACTTTGTACCGTATAACCAAATAAAGAATCACCAGTAGCAATAACTTTATGTTTGACAGGATCGGAACCAATAAAAATTCCTTCGCCACCTGTATCTAGTTGCGCAAAAAATGCAACCGTACCGCGATCGTTAATTGTAGGGGGTACAGCGGCAGAATTATAATTGTTCCCACTGCTAAAGCTGCTGTAGGCTCCGTTAGTATCGGCAACAGTAGTTATTTTAGTGCCGTTACTCTTCAAGATTGCTGCCTTAGCAGGATTAAACTCAGCCGTGTATTCGCTTGTCGGTTTGATTTCCAAAGCAACATATGCAACCGTTCCTCGGTTATTGAGCGAGGGAGAGAAAGCGCCATTCTTAGGAGCCATGACATACAAAGGATAAGTAGTACTGGATAAAGTTGTAGTTTTCGTCCCTTTGTTGGCAAAAATTTCAAAGGCTCTACCACTTTGAGATCTGTAGACGATCGTGCCGCGATCGTTAATATTGGCTGAATCTACAGTGGACAATCTAGCGTCACTTGCTTCAGCAATCAGCCTACCATCACTACTCAATACACCAATACCACGCATATTCTGAGCGACATAAGCAATAGTGCCTCGATTATTAAGTGCCAAAGATACAATGCGATCGTAGGCAGGATAGCCACTCTCAGGTGATGGCTTGTAAGCAGGAACTTGAGTTACCTTACCATTTGTACTAGTAAAAATCGTTTCCGTTGGATACTCTGTGGTGGTAGTTCCCCTTGCTGGTGTGGCAACAAAAGCAACGGTTCCAGTATCGTTAATAGCGATGGGACTACCGATACTTTCATATAAACCAACGTTTTCGGCAATCGTTGTTATTGTCTTGCCCGTACTGGTGTATGCTCCTAATGCTCCGTCCGTATTGGCACTAAAGGCAACGGTTCCAGCATTGTTGATAACAGGCAATCCAAAGCTGCTAAAAGAACTACTCGTATCAGCCATCTTTTGGTAAGCGTACTTGGAAGACTTGACCGCAATCGCTCCACTATCGATTAAGCTCAAACTCAGACCAATGGCTGCTACTGCAATACAACTTTTTGACTTCATAACTATCTAACGCTGCAAAGAATACAAAACGCATGAAATTTCATAAATGTCAGCGCTCAACCATTAACCGTCAACCGTCAACAATCTGAAAATTCAGCTATTTTGTTAAAACTTAGCTAGAGCGCGATCGTCAATACATCCTAAACGAACCCCCACAACTCCATATAAAAATTTACAGTAGAAGAAATATGAAAGATGCTATATTAATGGATTGTGTCGAATCAGAGCTAGTTCATGCCTAAACTGAAAACTCGCAAAGCAGCGGCAAAGCGGTTCCGTGCCACAGGCACTGGTAAGATCGTGCGTCGTAAAGCTTTCAAAAATCACATTTTGGAAAAGAAAACGACTGCTAGAAAGAATCGTCTCTCAAAAGCAGCACTCGTACACGAACGCGACGAGCAAAACGTTCGGATGATGCTCCCTTATTTGTAAGTTACTAAGGAATTCTATTCATGACTAGGGTAAAACGCGGTAACGTTGCCCGCAAACGCCGCAAAAAAATTCTCAAACTCGCGAAAGGATTTCGCGGTTCTCACTCGACTTTGTTCCGCACGGCAAATCAGCAAGTGATGAAAGCATTGCGGAGTGCCTACCGCGATCGCCGCAAGCGCAAGCGCGATTTTCGTCGCCTGTGGATCGTGCGGATTAATGCAGCGGCAAGGCAGCACGGGATGAGCTACAGTCAATTGATGGGGAATCTCAAGAAAGCTGAGATTCAAATTAACCGCAAAATGTTGGCACAATTGGCAGTTCTCGATCCGGCTAGCTTTGCTAAAGTTGCAGAACTCGCAAATCAAGCAAAATAAAGGATAAAGGATGAAGGATGAAGGCAGAATGAAGGTAAGTAGAAGCATGACGAACTGTTTGCACTTCTTTCTTTTACTCTTCCCTTTAACCTTTACCCTTTACCCTTTCACATTTAAAAGCAACGCCGCCGAATTTAAAGAGATTCAACAGCGGGGTTATCTTTTAGTAGCTGTAAAAGACAATTTACCTCCTCTAGGCTTTCGCGATCGCCAAGGAAAGCTGCGGGGATTAGAAATTGAACTCGCCCAAAAATTAGCAGCAGATTTACTGGGAAACCCAGCAGCAGTAAAATTTATTCCAGTTGCAAACCGCGATCGCCTCAATGCGGTAATACAAGATAAAGTCGATTTAGCGATCGCCCAAGTCACAGCTACAGATTCGCGATCGCGTTTGGTTAGTTTCAGTCCGCCTTACTACATGGATGGTGCGGCAATAATTGCTAAAAAAGCAACAGCAGAAAGTCTCAACGATGTTGCCAAGAAAACAGTTGCCGTCCTCAAAGGTTCTTCCACAATTCCAACAATAAAATATTTGTTACCGCAAGTACAGTTATTAGGCGTTGATTCCTATCAACAGGCGCACGCATTGCTAGAGTCTGGCATAGCAGCCGCCTTTACAGCCGATGCCAGCGTGTTGAGCGGTTGGGTGCGAGAATATCCCCAGTATGAGATTCTACCGACATTATTGTCAGCCGAACCGTTAGCTGTAGTCATGCCAAAAGGATTGCAATACGACAGCTTGCGACAACAAGTCAACGCTGCGATCGCCCGTTATACTACTGCGGGCTGGCTGCGACAACGGGCAGAATTTTGGGGCTTACCTGTAGATAAATTACGCAAATAAGAAGGATTGGAAGACTTCTTTCAGCCCCCTTAAAAAGGGGATTAGGGGGATATTCTTTGCCGTAAACAAAAAGCAAAACACTATAAATCAAACAGAAGGAAATGTAAAACTCGTAAAACTTAACTCATTGATCTCATTCCACCTATAAACTTGGGCGCGGAACGCATTCCATTGCTGGTAAATCTGTTTAAAAGTCGCATCTTTAGCAGCATTTTCAGATAACAAATCGGTAGTTGCCTTTTGTGCTGCTTGCATAATTTCTTTAGTATAAGGAGTTAGCCTTGTTCCGCCCTTCACGAGCCGTTCTAATGCTGCCCCATTTAAAGCATTGTATTGAGCCAAATTATCCATATTGGCATCTGTAGCAGCACTCTTGAGAATTTCTTGATATTCCTTTGGCAGCTTATCCCAAGCAGCTCGATTGACCAATACTTCCCAAGTTGGTCCTGGTTCCCACCAACCCGGGTAGTAATAAAACTTTGCTGCTTTATTGAGACCTAATTTTTCATCATCGTAAGGACCAACCCATTCTGCTGCATCGATCGCACCTCGGTCTAGTGCTAGATAAATCTCTCCGCCAGGTAGCACCTGCACGTTCACGCCCAAGCGCGACATCACCTGACCTCCCAAGCCAGGAATTCTCATCTTTAAACCGTTCAAGTCGGCAACTGATTTAATTTCTCGCTTGAACCAGCCACCCATTTGCGCCCCAGAGTTACCAGCCGGAAAATTAATCACGTTGAAATCAGCATAAAGCTTTTGCATTGCTTCCAAACCACCACCGTGATACAGCCAAGCATTTTGCTGCTGGGCAGTTAATCCAAATGGTACGGATGTGGCAAAGGCAAGGGCAGCATTTTTACCAATATAGTAGTAACTAGCGGTGTGACCGCATTCAACCGTTCCTGCTTGGACTGCATCTAGAACTTGCAATCCCGGGACTAATTCCCCCGCGACAAATGGCGTGATGATAAACCGCCCATTTGACATTTCCTGCACCCGCTTGCTGAAGGTTTCCGCACCACCGAAAATCCCCAAAGCTTTAGGCCAACTTGTAGCCATGCGCCATCGTACTTTCGGTAAAGCACCTGCTTGCTGGGCGTTATTGGTTTGCACGCGGACGCAAGCACCTAAAGCTGTGGTGGTAGCAGCAGCCGTAGTCGTTTTGGCAATAAATCGTCGCCGTTTCATTGTTGCTCTAAAAATTGAGAATCGGTCATCATACTACTGGTTATGTCACCAACAGCACATTTGACTTAAAAGCATGACGATCGTACCACGGCAGCTCGTTATCTCTGTTGCGCGATCGCGTTTATTAATTTAGAAACGGAGAGGAGAGGATTCGAACCTCCGTTGGGTTTGACCCCAAAACTGATTTCGAGTCAGCCGCATTCAACCACTCTGCCACCTCTCCACAGGAGATAGTCTTGCTTTATTTTAGACAAGAATACTATTTTACAGTGCAGATGCCTTGTCTTCAACTGTTTCTACTGCAATTTCAAACTTATCTTTGGGTGTCCATTGCACTGCACCGTCTCTACCCGTCAAGAACACCTTAGTTTTGCCTTGTTGCAATTCAGCGATCGTTTTCGGATCGAGTTTAGCACTAGAGGCGATCGCCACTTCCGGCTTCACTGCTGCAATCAAGCTAGAATCTAGTTTCTCTCCCGACCATACCAATACCTGAGCATGTGGTAATTTTGTATCAGTCTTCTCTATCTCTCTTTCCCCTAAAATTAACCAGATCCGATCTTGGATCTGTATCTGTAGAATCTGTTGTTGGGCATCGAGTAGCTTTATAAATGTCGAACCTGTAGATATTTCTCGCTCTGGAAGCAACTGCTGGCAGTTTGGATCTGTTAGTTTGGCAGTAATCTTTATGCTGCGATCGCGATTAGGGCAATTATAAAAATTTTTGACTGATAAATTTTGCAAAAGTAACGACCAACCATTTATGTTGTTCATCGAATTAGGCTCTGCTGCTACTGCCCAATCGAGCTGATTAATCCCTTGTTGTTGTAAAAAAGGTAAAACTGTAAACCTAGAAGTGGTTTCATCTCCACTATTTAATAATAAGACTTTACTCCGGTCTTGTATAACTAGAACAGGTTCTTTTCCTGCTGCTAAAACAGTAACTCGGAATAAGCTAGCTTGAGTTTGCCAAGCTGGAATAAATATTAAGCTAATCGTGACTAGACCTACAATCCACCATTTTTTCTGCCACCATTTTAGACTGCAAGTTAAGATAAATAACCCATATATTATTACGAGCTGTAATGAGGATATTATTCCTACAGCGGTTGCTGCTCCTGGCAGTCTAGTAAAAAAATCGACGAGTTCCATGAGGTAATAAGTTGGATAATATAATAACCAAGCTAAAGCACTCCCCATAGCTGGATGTATTAACGCTGCGAGCGCACTGATAAAAGCCCCTAAGCTAATAATGGAAATTGGTATTGTTGTTATTATGTTAACTAAAATACTATAAGGTGAGATTAAGCCAAAATTGTATATTTGCAGCGGAATTGTCCAGATATAAGCTGAAATTGGCACTGCGATTAAAGTGGCGATCGTAGGCGGCAACCAATCTAGCTTGTTCGTCAAAGCGGGTACTGTTACTATTAATCCTAAAGTTGCTAGAAAACTAAATTCAAAACCTAAATCCCAAATCCAAATAGGATTGATGAATAATAACAGAGTAGCAGCTAATAAAATTAATCCTAAAGGTTGAACTTTTCGTTCTAATGCTAGAGCAGTTAAAGCACCAATTCCCATAATAACTGCTCTTAAAACTGATGGTTGTAAACCTGTAAGACCGAGAAAAATTAGGAGTGCCAATACTCCAATAATAAATTGAATTCGATTAGAAAAACGCTGAGCGATCGC
This window of the Chroococcidiopsis thermalis PCC 7203 genome carries:
- a CDS encoding TrmH family RNA methyltransferase gives rise to the protein MIASLQNPLVKQMRKLHSAKQRSQQGVFLLEGTHLLEEAYAAKYPLECVCCTSQWQENHQQLWQQISQSGARIEIVTPEVLQAIATTINPDGVVATATRQQGREVPHTGISLALETLQDPGNLGTIIRTAAAAGASGLWLSRDSVDLDNPKVLRASAGQWFRLPMVVSQDLRQTVLQCQAAGMQAIATLPTAKMTYWEVDWQRPSVILLGNEGAGLSADLTAMTDLQVQIPLSAGVESLNVGIAAALLLYEAQRQRSQQQVESI
- a CDS encoding DUF7453 family protein produces the protein MKSKSCIAVAAIGLSLSLIDSGAIAVKSSKYAYQKMADTSSSFSSFGLPVINNAGTVAFSANTDGALGAYTSTGKTITTIAENVGLYESIGSPIAINDTGTVAFVATPARGTTTTEYPTETIFTSTNGKVTQVPAYKPSPESGYPAYDRIVSLALNNRGTIAYVAQNMRGIGVLSSDGRLIAEASDARLSTVDSANINDRGTIVYRSQSGRAFEIFANKGTKTTTLSSTTYPLYVMAPKNGAFSPSLNNRGTVAYVALEIKPTSEYTAEFNPAKAAILKSNGTKITTVADTNGAYSSFSSGNNYNSAAVPPTINDRGTVAFFAQLDTGGEGIFIGSDPVKHKVIATGDSLFGYTVQSVALSTDGINDFGQVTFIARLANGTEVIVRADPLGAGCNCFVK
- the rpmI gene encoding 50S ribosomal protein L35 gives rise to the protein MPKLKTRKAAAKRFRATGTGKIVRRKAFKNHILEKKTTARKNRLSKAALVHERDEQNVRMMLPYL
- the rplT gene encoding 50S ribosomal protein L20, which codes for MTRVKRGNVARKRRKKILKLAKGFRGSHSTLFRTANQQVMKALRSAYRDRRKRKRDFRRLWIVRINAAARQHGMSYSQLMGNLKKAEIQINRKMLAQLAVLDPASFAKVAELANQAK
- a CDS encoding transporter substrate-binding domain-containing protein — its product is MKDEGRMKVSRSMTNCLHFFLLLFPLTFTLYPFTFKSNAAEFKEIQQRGYLLVAVKDNLPPLGFRDRQGKLRGLEIELAQKLAADLLGNPAAVKFIPVANRDRLNAVIQDKVDLAIAQVTATDSRSRLVSFSPPYYMDGAAIIAKKATAESLNDVAKKTVAVLKGSSTIPTIKYLLPQVQLLGVDSYQQAHALLESGIAAAFTADASVLSGWVREYPQYEILPTLLSAEPLAVVMPKGLQYDSLRQQVNAAIARYTTAGWLRQRAEFWGLPVDKLRK
- a CDS encoding TRAP transporter substrate-binding protein yields the protein MKRRRFIAKTTTAAATTTALGACVRVQTNNAQQAGALPKVRWRMATSWPKALGIFGGAETFSKRVQEMSNGRFIITPFVAGELVPGLQVLDAVQAGTVECGHTASYYYIGKNAALAFATSVPFGLTAQQQNAWLYHGGGLEAMQKLYADFNVINFPAGNSGAQMGGWFKREIKSVADLNGLKMRIPGLGGQVMSRLGVNVQVLPGGEIYLALDRGAIDAAEWVGPYDDEKLGLNKAAKFYYYPGWWEPGPTWEVLVNRAAWDKLPKEYQEILKSAATDANMDNLAQYNALNGAALERLVKGGTRLTPYTKEIMQAAQKATTDLLSENAAKDATFKQIYQQWNAFRAQVYRWNEINELSFTSFTFPSV
- a CDS encoding ComEC/Rec2 family competence protein, coding for MNHITLTIFCFAYILGLLATAFNWGEYSLIVIGILTVSLSHFGRKSILRTKLHRSFWQIEPQIWLLAGLVGFGATIYFQIRTPHPSENDVSKFITATLKDSVQVVTVQGTITSTPRLTRNQRSQFWLEAFHLNIGNDISKDISGKLYTTVPLLQATGLHEGTRITTTGILYKPKSPNNPGGFNFQAYLAREGSFAGLKGKEVSLIDSEINNKTKNWGWWTVRQKILRSQVQWLGVPEGVLVSAMVLGNRVVDLPSSVSDSFIRVGLAHALAASGFQVSLILGVVLAIAQRFSNRIQFIIGVLALLIFLGLTGLQPSVLRAVIMGIGALTALALERKVQPLGLILLAATLLLFINPIWIWDLGFEFSFLATLGLIVTVPALTNKLDWLPPTIATLIAVPISAYIWTIPLQIYNFGLISPYSILVNIITTIPISIISLGAFISALAALIHPAMGSALAWLLYYPTYYLMELVDFFTRLPGAATAVGIISSLQLVIIYGLFILTCSLKWWQKKWWIVGLVTISLIFIPAWQTQASLFRVTVLAAGKEPVLVIQDRSKVLLLNSGDETTSRFTVLPFLQQQGINQLDWAVAAEPNSMNNINGWSLLLQNLSVKNFYNCPNRDRSIKITAKLTDPNCQQLLPEREISTGSTFIKLLDAQQQILQIQIQDRIWLILGEREIEKTDTKLPHAQVLVWSGEKLDSSLIAAVKPEVAIASSAKLDPKTIAELQQGKTKVFLTGRDGAVQWTPKDKFEIAVETVEDKASAL